A window of the Hypomesus transpacificus isolate Combined female chromosome 22, fHypTra1, whole genome shotgun sequence genome harbors these coding sequences:
- the LOC124484070 gene encoding protein AMBP-like isoform X2 produces MKTDIKSTAKQTDRMHQGAVVVVLLGLVGVHQGVPLSSNPLYTTQENFDLDRFMGKWHDVATATNCPWMKHRTGEMAVGSLELEKADAPGKVTTTRTSYRHDECKQTSGEYELSDTPGRFNYHIAKWGVDVDTYVLHTDYDQYAIVITSKEKADQNRSTSVKLYCRTMTADETGMAEFHRVTGTLGLDTAKVIIKKDKGECTPGEPAAVPLESVSRKRRNVVLPVLAAEEQGSGDDTSFFRSTEACMLQPDGGPCFGLLQRYFYNSTSMSCQSFGYGGCAGNQNNFLSERECLQSCRTEASCRLPMAASPCSGQPPVWAFDSSRGLCLPYKQGYCQGNSNKFYSKAECEEYCGVVKDGEGEFLQAN; encoded by the exons ATGAAGACGGACATTAAGTCGACtgccaaacagacagacaggatgcaTCAGGGAGCAGTGGTCGTGGTCTTGCTGGGTCTGGTGGGGGTCCACCAGGGAGTCCCCCTATCCTCCAATCCTCTCTACACCACTCAGGAGAACTTCGACCTGGATAGG TTCATGGGGAAGTGGCATGATGTTGCCACAGCAACCAACTGCCCCTGGATGAAACATAGAACGGGGGAGATGGCCGTCGGCAgcctggagctggagaaggccGACGCCCCGGGCAAGGTCACAACGACACGGACATCATACAG ACATGACGAATGCAAGCAGACATCAGGGGAGTATGAGCTAAGCGACACACCTGGAAGATTCAACTACCATATTGCCA agtGGGGGGTTGACGTGGACACCTACGTGCTTCACACCGACTATGACCAGTATGCCATCGTCATCACGTCCAAGGAGAAGGCAGACCAAAACAGAAGCACCAGCGTAAAACTCTACT GCCGAACTATGACAGCAGATGAGACTGGGATGGCAGAGTTCCACAGGGTCACAGGAACCCTGGGCCTGGATACTGCAAAGGTCATCATCAAAAAGGACAAAG GAGAATGTACACCAGGAGAACCAGCAGCTGTACCATTAGAGTCagtgagcaggaagaggaggaatgtTGTCTTACCTGTGCTCGCTGCCGAGGAGCAGGGCTCTGGGGATGACACGTCCTTCTTCAGGAGCACAG AGGCGTGTATGCTGCAGCCGGATGGCGGGCCGTGCTTTGGACTCCTGCAGCGCTACTTCTATAACTCCACCTCCATGAGCTGCCAGTCCTTCGGCTATGGAGGCTGCGCTGGCAACCAGAACAACTTCCTGTCCGAGAGAGAATGTCTGCAGAGCTGCCGCACtgagg CATCTTGCAGGCTTCCCATGGCTGCCAGCCCCTGCTCCGGCCAGCCCCCTGTCTGGGCCTTTGACTCTTCCAGAGGCCTCTGCCTCCCCTACAAGCAGGGCTACTGCCAGGGGAACAGCAACAAGTTCTACAGCAAGGCTGAGTGTGAGGAATACTGTGGGGTGGTGAAGGATG GAGAAGGAGAATTCCTGCAGGCCAACTGA
- the LOC124484080 gene encoding lipocalin-like isoform X2 encodes MRMALMTVAAAMLCWVGVCANVQPKRDFDLRKFAGKWYRVGLAYDSQGFAPYRDKLRVGMGILTPYANGNVNLTMWEVTPAGCRSMLYTYERSSVPGRFTYFSTRHNKVKDITVVDTNYTEYALVLKHKKMEREYTQVALYGRSQRVKPEVIQKFKDFSLSRGFPQEAILTPPPAENCPPSGD; translated from the exons ATGAGAATGGCCTTGATGACGGTTGCCGCGGCGATGCTgtgctgggtgggtgtgtgtgccaacGTTCAGCCTAAGAGAGATTTTGACCTGCGGAAG tttgCAGGGAAGTGGTACCGTGTGGGTCTGGCCTATGACTCTCAGGGCTTTGCCCCCTACAGAGACAAGCTGAGGGTTGGAATGGGGATCCTTACCCCCTATGCCAATGGGAACGTCAACCTCACCATGTGGGAAGTCAC TCCTGCAGGGTGTCGCAGCATGCTGTACACCTATGAGAGGAGCAGCGTGCCTGGCAGGTTCACCTACTTCAGCACAC GCCATAACAAGGTGAAGGACATCACTGTGGTGGACACCAACTACACAGAGTACGCCCTGGTCCTGAAACACAAGAAGATGGAGCGCGAGTACACTCAGGTGGCCCTCTATG GTCGCTCTCAGAGGGTGAAGCCTGAAGTGATCCAGAAGTTCAAAGACTTTTCGTTGTCTCGAGGCTTTCCACAGGAAGCCATCCTGACGCCGCCACCTGCAG AGAACTGCCCTCCCTCAGGGGACTAG
- the LOC124484070 gene encoding protein AMBP-like isoform X1: MVIPVVTCVDKSFFRNTEACMLKPDGGPCFGILQRYFYNSTSMSCQSFSYGGCAGNQNNFLSERECLQSCRTEASCRLPMAASPCSGQPPTATNCPWMKHRTGEMAVGSLELEKADAPGKVTTTRTSYRHDECKQTSGEYELSDTPGRFNYHIAKWGVDVDTYVLHTDYDQYAIVITSKEKADQNRSTSVKLYCRTMTADETGMAEFHRVTGTLGLDTAKVIIKKDKGECTPGEPAAVPLESVSRKRRNVVLPVLAAEEQGSGDDTSFFRSTEACMLQPDGGPCFGLLQRYFYNSTSMSCQSFGYGGCAGNQNNFLSERECLQSCRTEASCRLPMAASPCSGQPPVWAFDSSRGLCLPYKQGYCQGNSNKFYSKAECEEYCGVVKDGEGEFLQAN; this comes from the exons ATGGTCATACCTGTGGTTACCTGTGTGGACAAGTCCTTCTTCAGGAACACAG AGGCGTGTATGCTGAAGCCGGATGGCGGGCCGTGCTTTGGAATCCTGCAACGCTACTTCTATAACTCCACCTCCATGAGCTGCCAGTCCTTCAGCTATGGAGGCTGTGCTGGCAACCAGaacaacttcctgtctgagagAGAATGTCTGCAGAGCTGCCGCACtgagg CATCTTGCAGGCTTCCCATGGCTGCCAGCCCCTGCTCCGGCCAGCCCC CCACAGCAACCAACTGCCCCTGGATGAAACATAGAACGGGGGAGATGGCCGTCGGCAgcctggagctggagaaggccGACGCCCCGGGCAAGGTCACAACGACACGGACATCATACAG ACATGACGAATGCAAGCAGACATCAGGGGAGTATGAGCTAAGCGACACACCTGGAAGATTCAACTACCATATTGCCA agtGGGGGGTTGACGTGGACACCTACGTGCTTCACACCGACTATGACCAGTATGCCATCGTCATCACGTCCAAGGAGAAGGCAGACCAAAACAGAAGCACCAGCGTAAAACTCTACT GCCGAACTATGACAGCAGATGAGACTGGGATGGCAGAGTTCCACAGGGTCACAGGAACCCTGGGCCTGGATACTGCAAAGGTCATCATCAAAAAGGACAAAG GAGAATGTACACCAGGAGAACCAGCAGCTGTACCATTAGAGTCagtgagcaggaagaggaggaatgtTGTCTTACCTGTGCTCGCTGCCGAGGAGCAGGGCTCTGGGGATGACACGTCCTTCTTCAGGAGCACAG AGGCGTGTATGCTGCAGCCGGATGGCGGGCCGTGCTTTGGACTCCTGCAGCGCTACTTCTATAACTCCACCTCCATGAGCTGCCAGTCCTTCGGCTATGGAGGCTGCGCTGGCAACCAGAACAACTTCCTGTCCGAGAGAGAATGTCTGCAGAGCTGCCGCACtgagg CATCTTGCAGGCTTCCCATGGCTGCCAGCCCCTGCTCCGGCCAGCCCCCTGTCTGGGCCTTTGACTCTTCCAGAGGCCTCTGCCTCCCCTACAAGCAGGGCTACTGCCAGGGGAACAGCAACAAGTTCTACAGCAAGGCTGAGTGTGAGGAATACTGTGGGGTGGTGAAGGATG GAGAAGGAGAATTCCTGCAGGCCAACTGA
- the LOC124484331 gene encoding protein AMBP-like: MHQGAVVVVLLGLVGVLQGVPLFCKPLYNNQNFDLDRFMGKWYDVAVASNCPLIKQVKGDVAISILELRSRRHGQVSTKRTIWRQGKCKQTVGEYELTNTPGRFTYHVPKWGADVEVNLLHTDYDKYAIVLHTSTERATGKRVTTMKLYSRTKWVANTLTEEFYWFLRELHMNAEMVIIKKDKGQCQPGQPSKEKPNKSGEHKPGKSSKEKPTKSKEKPNKSGEHKPGKSSKEKPNKSGENKPGKSSKEKPTKSKEKPNKSGEHKPGKSSKEKPNKSGEYKPGKSSKEKPNKSAEHKPGKSSKETN, translated from the exons atgcaTCAGGGAGCAGTGGTCGTGGTCTTGCTGGGTCTGGTGGGGGTCCTCCAGGGAGTCCCCCTGTTCTGCAAACCTCTCTACAACAATCAGAACTTCGACCTGGACAGG tTCATGGGAAAGTGGTATGACGTTGCCGTAGCGAGCAACTGCCCCTTGATTAAACAAGTGAAAGGGGATGTGGCCATAAGCATCCTGGAGCTGAGGAGTAGGAGGCACGGCCAGGTCAGCACCAAACGGACGATATGGAG ACAAGGGAAATGCAAGCAGACAGTAGGGGAGTATGAGCTGACCAACACACCTGGAAGATTCACCTACCATGTACCCA AGTGGGGAGCTGATGTGGAAGTAAACTTGCTTCACACCGACTATGACAAGTATGCCATCGTCCTCCACACATCCACCGAGAGGGCCACAGGCAAAAGAGTCACTACCATGAAACTCTACA GTCGAACCAAGTGGGTTGCCAATACTTTGACTGAGGAGTTTTATTGGTTCCTGAGAGAGCTGCACATGAATGCTGAAATGGTCATTATCAAAAAGGACAAAG GACAGTGTCAACCAGGACAGCcgtcaaaagagaaaccaaataaatcaggagaacataaaccaggaaagtcgtcaaaagagaaaccaactaaatcaaaagagaaaccaaataaatcaggagaacataaaccaggaaagtcgtcaaaagagaaaccaaatAAATCAGGAGAAAATAAACCAGGAAAGtcgtcaaaagagaaaccaactaaatcaaaagagaaaccaaataaatcaggagaacataaaccaggaaagtcgtcaaaagagaaaccaaatAAATCAGGAGAATATAAACCAGGAAAGtcgtcaaaagagaaaccaaataa ATCAgcagaacataaaccaggaaagtcgtcaaaag aaaccaaCTAA
- the slc27a4 gene encoding long-chain fatty acid transport protein 4: MMRLACTTALLFVLRLLAGLPWFQVLPSIAIFYLGTGGWSFLQIFAKTIGRDLHAAGVLLKVKLNVRRHLSEKNTIPKIFAETVRRHGDKTALIFEGTGERWSFHQLDEYSNRVANLLLQRGFVEGDVVALFMENRSQYVGLWLGMAKIGVEAALINFNLRLEALVHCVTISNAKAVVFGSELTDAMSEIHSSMGRTVQLFCSGDWDPQKVPEGTECLEPLLDSAPTHLPSRPQRCFTDRLFYIYTSGTTGMPKAAIVVHSRYYRMAALVYHGFKMTPDDVLYDCLPLYHSAGNIVGVGQCLIHGMTVVIKKKFSASRFWDDCAKYNCTIVQYIGEICRYLLNQPVRDTERQHRVRMALGNGLRQSIWEEFTQRFSVPQIAEFYGATECNCSLGNFDNKTGACGFNSRILPYVYPIRLVKVDEETMELTRGPDGVCIPCQPGEPGQLVGRIIQNDPLRRFDGYVNQSATSKKIANSVFKKGDSAYLSGDVLIMDECGYMYFKDRTGDTFRWKGENVSTTEVEGTLSRLLDMKDVVVYGVEVPGAEGKAGMAAIADPTHTTDLEKFGRDLEKTLPPYARPVFLRFLPEVNKTGTYKFQKSDMRREGFDPSLVSDRLYFLDPSRGRYAALDQELHRSILSGKQKL, translated from the exons ATGATGCGTCTGGCGTGCACTACGGCCCTACTCTTCGTGCTGCGTCTCCTGGCGGGGTTACCGTGGTTTCAGGTGCTTCCCTCTATCGCCATCTTCTACCTGGGCACCGGGGGGTGGAGCTTCCTGCAGATCTTTGCCAAGACCATCGGCAGAGACCTACA TGCGGCAGGCGTCCTCCTGAAGGTGAAGTTGAATGTACGGAGGCACCTGAGCGAGAAGAACACCATCCCCAAGATCTTCGCTGAGACGGTGCGTCGCCATGGCGACAAGACGGCTCTGATCTTCGAGGGCACCGGCGAGAGGTGGAGCTTCCATCAGCTGGACGAGTACTCGAATCGCGTGGCCAACCTGCTGCTCCAGCGAGGGTTTGTGGAGGGAGATGTGGTGGCCCTCTTCATGGAGAACCGGTCCCAATACGTGGGCCTGTGGCTGGGCATGGCCAAGATAGGAGTGGAGGCCGCCCTCATCAACTTCAACCTGAGGCTGGAGGCCCTGGTCCACTGTGTGACCATCTCCAACGCCAAGGCAGTGGTGTTTGGCAGCGAGCTGACTGAtg ccATGTCGGAGATCCACAGCTCCATGGGGAGGACAGTCCAGCTGTTCTGCTCCGGAGACTGGGATCCCCAAAAGGTTCCTGAGGGAACCGAGTGCCTAGAACCCCTCCTGGACTCTGCCCCCACCCACCTGCCCAGCCGGCCCCAGCGTTGCTTCACAG ACCGTCTTTTCTACATCTACACATCTGGGACCACAGGGATGCCCAAGGCGGCCATTGTGGTACACAGCAG GTACTATCGCATGGCTGCGTTGGTTTACCACGGTTTCAAGATGACCCCAGACGATGTGCTGTATGACTGCCTTCCCCTCTACcactctgcag gtAACATAGTAGGAGTGGGCCAGTGCCTGATCCATGGGATGACTGTGGTCATCAAGAAGAAGTTCTCAGCTTCACGCTTCTGGGATGACTGTGCCAAATACAACTGCACG ATCGTCCAGTACATCGGGGAGATCTGCCGGTACCTGCTGAACCAGCCGGTGCGGGACACGGAGCGTCAGCACCGGGTGCGCATGGCCCTGGGGAACGGCCTGCGCCAGTCCATCTGGGAGGAGTTCACCCAGCGCTTCAGCGTGCCGCAGATCGCCGAGTTCTATGGCGCCACCGAGTGCAACTGCAGCCTGGGGAactttgacaacaag ACGGGCGCGTGCGGCTTCAACAGCAGGATCCTGCCCTACGTCTACCCCATCAGACTGGTGAAGGTGGATGAAGAGACCATGGAGCTCACCAGAGGTCCTGACGGAGTCTGCATCCCCTGCCAAcccg GTGAGCCAGGTCAGCTGGTGGGCCGGATCATCCAGAACGACCCTCTCCGAAGGTTCGACGGCTATGTCAACCAGTCAGCGACCAGCAAGAAGATCGCCAACAGCGTGTTTAAAAAGGGAGACAGTGCCTATCTCTCAG gCGATGTCTTGATCATGGATGAGTGTGGCTACATGTACTTCAAGGACCGCACAGGCGACACGTTCCGCTGGAAGGGGGAGAACGTGTCCACCACCGAGGTGGAGGGCACCCTGAGCAGGCTGCTGGACATGAAGGATGTGGTCGTCTACGGGGTGGAGGTTCCAG GAGCGGAGGGCAAGGCTGGCATGGCCGCCATtgctgaccccacacacaccaccgacCTGGAGAAGTTTGGGCGAGACCTGGAGAAGACCCTGCCCCCCTATGCTCGGCCGGTCTTCCTGCGCTTCCTGCCGGAGGTCAACAAGACAG GCACCTACAAGTTCCAGAAGTCCgacatgagacgggagggcttCGACCCCAGCCTGGTGTCAGACAGACTGTACTTCCTGGATCCCAGCAGGGGGCGCTATGCGGCGCTGGATCAGGAGCTGCACCGTAGCATCCTCTCAGGGAAGCAGAAACTCTGA
- the LOC124484080 gene encoding lipocalin-like isoform X1 has product MRMALMTVAAAMLCWVGVCANVQPKRDFDLRKFAGKWYRVGLAYDSQGFAPYRDKLRVGMGILTPYANGNVNLTMWEVTPAGCRSMLYTYERSSVPGRFTYFSTRHNKVKDITVVDTNYTEYALVLKHKKMEREYTQVALYGRSQRVKPEVIQKFKDFSLSRGFPQEAILTPPPAEENCPPSGD; this is encoded by the exons ATGAGAATGGCCTTGATGACGGTTGCCGCGGCGATGCTgtgctgggtgggtgtgtgtgccaacGTTCAGCCTAAGAGAGATTTTGACCTGCGGAAG tttgCAGGGAAGTGGTACCGTGTGGGTCTGGCCTATGACTCTCAGGGCTTTGCCCCCTACAGAGACAAGCTGAGGGTTGGAATGGGGATCCTTACCCCCTATGCCAATGGGAACGTCAACCTCACCATGTGGGAAGTCAC TCCTGCAGGGTGTCGCAGCATGCTGTACACCTATGAGAGGAGCAGCGTGCCTGGCAGGTTCACCTACTTCAGCACAC GCCATAACAAGGTGAAGGACATCACTGTGGTGGACACCAACTACACAGAGTACGCCCTGGTCCTGAAACACAAGAAGATGGAGCGCGAGTACACTCAGGTGGCCCTCTATG GTCGCTCTCAGAGGGTGAAGCCTGAAGTGATCCAGAAGTTCAAAGACTTTTCGTTGTCTCGAGGCTTTCCACAGGAAGCCATCCTGACGCCGCCACCTGCAG AAGAGAACTGCCCTCCCTCAGGGGACTAG